One Scleropages formosus chromosome 8, fSclFor1.1, whole genome shotgun sequence DNA window includes the following coding sequences:
- the LOC108937132 gene encoding uncharacterized protein KIAA0408-like isoform X6 produces MQGGQMAPSAGPRDALERDREEQKRLLADTHATAVALRLQLESSEQDWAQHKADLLERFDAERREWEDQLGDMQRKIEELYDEVKAHRRGTEVGPNSKMHDGDLKISLQSSRTSSSIFTDFHSSNDESETPNQHSNICTDSSHHESERNNGPAGNRSNGCTDHYKSSEWDFYAAELEDILKGCLRKGSEHSSPEQQTCSSSSSTTWPVFSSPSPTKHPAFDSPSLDLQRCCSSPSSIKCEVCESPSLSRYQACSSSPQIFGLALENDRRRNIMALNTARQEISRVSKELCSYQDEIRKKSDFRHELFSFLHEFEGQQNKKDQTKNEVPDVSLSPVCDFQALEEQSWIHWEGAARDVDSSLPQRKTDAPPVPLRTTSWYPSSSTALESSIETKPISSVSADRKYSSPSVLRKFGAMSLENEGKTLMDSVVVSSLVPSDSKCNISCCHSQWSCDGSKFGSSKSSTYVPVRNCQSGAPTQEEGPACTENELPTYLLEQLQLLDTDFLSDRLRPLPLEVPSSHSNSARPWRNKTLEIKTAEFNRTVFHGEMGHSVEEDSLTAECVLQYPDTLSMHSIPKSLSETCEQNPEDARAGNYQNRNDSSFSAFSQSISDADIQSKGPRTRLVLLTGSPRTGRSEQGVDTWSKVLNEQPWRPGTLAAYPRPGESRSNYGAVERILRTYQGNCGSNENSLRSPYSREESDLAEQLELLDIEDLSNPIKRLHMPLQTTSTQSVTTSSPQESKDSSFVSIKKSFSRPVRPAKQRPPSRWANRSACAPSAPSSATSIFTHKSVSSRS; encoded by the exons ATGCAGGGCGGGCAGATGGCGCCGAGCGCGGGCCCCAGGGACGCGCTGGAGAGGGACCGTGAGGAGCAGAAGCGGCTGCTGGCGGACACGCATGCGACGGCTGTGGCGCTGCGCTTGCAGCTGGAGAGCAGCGAGCAGGACTGGGCGCAGCACAAGGCGGACTTGCTGGAACGCTTTGACGCTGAGCGCAGGGAGTGGGAGGATCAGCTTGGGGATATGCAGAGGAAGATTGAGGAG CTCTATGATGAGGTGAAGGCTCATCGCAGAGGGACGGAGGTTGGGCCCAACAGCAAGATGCACGATGGTGATCTCAAGATCAGCTTACAGTCCAGCAGGACCAGCTCCAGCATCTTCACCGACTTTCACAGCAGCAATGATGAATCTGAAACTCCCAATCAACATAGTAATATCTGCACCGACAGCTCACATCATGAAAGCGAAAGAAACAATGGTCCAGCCGGCAACCGCAGTAATGGCTGCACTGATCATTATAAGAGTAGTGAATGGGATTTTTATGCAGCAGAACTCGAGGACATCTTGAAGGGATGCCTTCGAAAAGGATCTGAGCACTCCTCTCCTGAGCAGCAGACCTGCAGTAGTTCCTCCTCCACCACATGGCCAGTTTTTAGTAGCCCTTCCCCTACAAAACACCCAGCCTTTGACAGCCCCTCCCTTGATTTACAGCGATGCTGCAGTAGCCCTTCATCTATCAAATGTGAGGTCTGTGAAAGCCCTTCCCTTTCCAGATATCAGGCCTGCAGTAGCAGTCCACAGATCTTTGGTCTGGCACTCGAAAACGACAGGAGGAGGAACATTATGGCGttgaacact GCTCGCCAAGAGATTTCCAGAGTGAGCAAGGAGCTGTGTAGCTACCAGGACGAGATAAGAAAAAAGTCTGACTTTAG ACATGAACTTTTTTCATTCTTGCACGAGTTTGAGGGACAACAAAACAAGAAGGATCAGACAAAGAATGAGGTTCCTGATGTTTCTTTAAGCCCTGTGTGCGACTTCCAGGCCTTGGAGGAACAGAGCTGGATCCACTGGGAAGGTGCTGCCAGGGATGTGGATTCTTCACTTCCCCAGAGGAAAACAGATGCACCACCCGTACCACTTCGCACCACTTCTTGGTACCCTAGCAGCTCCACAGCCCTCGAGTCCTCCATAGAAacaaaacccatctcttctGTCAGTGCAGACAGGAAGTACAGCAGTCCCTCTGTGCTCAGGAAGTTTGGGGCAATGTCACTGGAGAATGAAGGGAAAACTCTGATGGATTCTGTTGTAGTTTCAAGCCTTGTACCTTCAGACTCCAAGTGCAATATTAGTTGTTGCCACAGCCAGTGGTCCTGTGATGGCAGCAAGTTTGGCAGCAGCAAATCCTCCACATATGTACCTGTTCGAAACTGCCAGTCAGGAGCCCCAACCCAAGAGGAGGGTCCAGCCTGCACAGAAAATGAGCTCCCAACGTACCTCTTGGAGCAGCTTCAGCTCTTGGACACCGACTTTCTTAGCGACAGATTGAGGCCCTTACCTTTGGAGGTGCCTTCTTCACACTCTAATTCTGCAAGGCCCTGGAGGAACAAGACTCTGGAGATAAAGACAGCAGAGTTTAACCGCACCGTGTTCCATGGGGAGATGGGACATTCGGTGGAAGAGGACAGTCTCACAGCTGAATGTGTGCTACAGTACCCTGACACCCTATCTATGCACTCCATCCCCAAAAGTCTTTCAGAGACCTGTGAGCAAAATCCCGAAGATGCAAGAGCGGGCAACTATCAGAACAGGAATGACTCCAGCTTCAGTGCCTTCAGCCAGTCCATTTCAGATGCAGACATACAAAGTAAAGGCCCAAGGACAAGGCTTGTACTTTTGACCGGGTCACCCAGAACTGGACGTTCGGAGCAAGGTGTCGACACCTGGAGCAAGGTTTTAAATGAGCAGCCTTGGCGGCCAGGGACGCTAGCTGCATACCCACGGCCTGGGGAGTCCAGGTCCAACTACGGAGCAGTTGAGAGGATTCTGAGGACTTATCAGGGCAATTGCGGATCTAACGAGAACTCCCTACGTAGTCCATATTCAAGAGAGGAGTCGGACCTTGCTGAACAACTGGAACTCTTGGACATTGAAGACCTGTCCAACCCCATTAAAAGGCTACACATGCCCCTCCAGACTACTTCTACTCAAAGTGTTACAACCAGTTCACCACAG gAGAGCAAAGACTCTTCTTTTGTGTCCATTAAGAAGAGCTTTTCTCGCCCAGTGCGTCCGGCAAAACAACGGCCACCATCCCGATGGGCCAACCGTTCTGCTTGTGCTCCTTCAGCTCCCTCGAGTGCCACCTCCATCTTTACCCACAAATCCGTGTCCTCTCGCTCTTGA
- the LOC108937132 gene encoding uncharacterized protein KIAA0408-like isoform X1: MWNAQEERAGGSSPPRRARSRRELRSRHWCLRKELREVKKLHGEEQDRWAREKELLLRQVADIQGRENRRTLLELRVTLHELRLRLRREETERRELQLRRAHEQCAWQRERAELQRRIAQLEARGKDEMQGGQMAPSAGPRDALERDREEQKRLLADTHATAVALRLQLESSEQDWAQHKADLLERFDAERREWEDQLGDMQRKIEELYDEVKAHRRGTEVGPNSKMHDGDLKISLQSSRTSSSIFTDFHSSNDESETPNQHSNICTDSSHHESERNNGPAGNRSNGCTDHYKSSEWDFYAAELEDILKGCLRKGSEHSSPEQQTCSSSSSTTWPVFSSPSPTKHPAFDSPSLDLQRCCSSPSSIKCEVCESPSLSRYQACSSSPQIFGLALENDRRRNIMALNTARQEISRVSKELCSYQDEIRKKSDFRHELFSFLHEFEGQQNKKDQTKNEVPDVSLSPVCDFQALEEQSWIHWEGAARDVDSSLPQRKTDAPPVPLRTTSWYPSSSTALESSIETKPISSVSADRKYSSPSVLRKFGAMSLENEGKTLMDSVVVSSLVPSDSKCNISCCHSQWSCDGSKFGSSKSSTYVPVRNCQSGAPTQEEGPACTENELPTYLLEQLQLLDTDFLSDRLRPLPLEVPSSHSNSARPWRNKTLEIKTAEFNRTVFHGEMGHSVEEDSLTAECVLQYPDTLSMHSIPKSLSETCEQNPEDARAGNYQNRNDSSFSAFSQSISDADIQSKGPRTRLVLLTGSPRTGRSEQGVDTWSKVLNEQPWRPGTLAAYPRPGESRSNYGAVERILRTYQGNCGSNENSLRSPYSREESDLAEQLELLDIEDLSNPIKRLHMPLQTTSTQSVTTSSPQESKDSSFVSIKKSFSRPVRPAKQRPPSRWANRSACAPSAPSSATSIFTHKSVSSRS, from the exons ATGTGGAACGCACAGGAGGAAAGGGCCGGGGGGAGCAGTCCGCCGCGCAGGGCGCGCTCACGTCGGGAGCTGCGCAGCCGGCACTGGTGCCTCAGAAAGGAGCTGCGGGAGGTTAAGAAACTGCACGGAGAGGAGCAGGATCGCTGGGCGAGGGAGAAAGAGCTGCTTCTCCGACAAGTCGCCGATATACAA GGAAGGGAAAACAGGCGGACGCTGCTGGAGCTGCGCGTCACACTGCACGAGCTCCGGCTGCGCTTGCGGAGGGAGGAGACGGAGCGGCGCGAGCTGCAGCTGCGGCGCGCCCACGAGCAGTGCGCGTGGCAGCGCGAGCGAGCCGAGCTGCAGCGTCGCATCGCACAG CTGGAAGCAAGAGGAAAGGACGAAATGCAGGGCGGGCAGATGGCGCCGAGCGCGGGCCCCAGGGACGCGCTGGAGAGGGACCGTGAGGAGCAGAAGCGGCTGCTGGCGGACACGCATGCGACGGCTGTGGCGCTGCGCTTGCAGCTGGAGAGCAGCGAGCAGGACTGGGCGCAGCACAAGGCGGACTTGCTGGAACGCTTTGACGCTGAGCGCAGGGAGTGGGAGGATCAGCTTGGGGATATGCAGAGGAAGATTGAGGAG CTCTATGATGAGGTGAAGGCTCATCGCAGAGGGACGGAGGTTGGGCCCAACAGCAAGATGCACGATGGTGATCTCAAGATCAGCTTACAGTCCAGCAGGACCAGCTCCAGCATCTTCACCGACTTTCACAGCAGCAATGATGAATCTGAAACTCCCAATCAACATAGTAATATCTGCACCGACAGCTCACATCATGAAAGCGAAAGAAACAATGGTCCAGCCGGCAACCGCAGTAATGGCTGCACTGATCATTATAAGAGTAGTGAATGGGATTTTTATGCAGCAGAACTCGAGGACATCTTGAAGGGATGCCTTCGAAAAGGATCTGAGCACTCCTCTCCTGAGCAGCAGACCTGCAGTAGTTCCTCCTCCACCACATGGCCAGTTTTTAGTAGCCCTTCCCCTACAAAACACCCAGCCTTTGACAGCCCCTCCCTTGATTTACAGCGATGCTGCAGTAGCCCTTCATCTATCAAATGTGAGGTCTGTGAAAGCCCTTCCCTTTCCAGATATCAGGCCTGCAGTAGCAGTCCACAGATCTTTGGTCTGGCACTCGAAAACGACAGGAGGAGGAACATTATGGCGttgaacact GCTCGCCAAGAGATTTCCAGAGTGAGCAAGGAGCTGTGTAGCTACCAGGACGAGATAAGAAAAAAGTCTGACTTTAG ACATGAACTTTTTTCATTCTTGCACGAGTTTGAGGGACAACAAAACAAGAAGGATCAGACAAAGAATGAGGTTCCTGATGTTTCTTTAAGCCCTGTGTGCGACTTCCAGGCCTTGGAGGAACAGAGCTGGATCCACTGGGAAGGTGCTGCCAGGGATGTGGATTCTTCACTTCCCCAGAGGAAAACAGATGCACCACCCGTACCACTTCGCACCACTTCTTGGTACCCTAGCAGCTCCACAGCCCTCGAGTCCTCCATAGAAacaaaacccatctcttctGTCAGTGCAGACAGGAAGTACAGCAGTCCCTCTGTGCTCAGGAAGTTTGGGGCAATGTCACTGGAGAATGAAGGGAAAACTCTGATGGATTCTGTTGTAGTTTCAAGCCTTGTACCTTCAGACTCCAAGTGCAATATTAGTTGTTGCCACAGCCAGTGGTCCTGTGATGGCAGCAAGTTTGGCAGCAGCAAATCCTCCACATATGTACCTGTTCGAAACTGCCAGTCAGGAGCCCCAACCCAAGAGGAGGGTCCAGCCTGCACAGAAAATGAGCTCCCAACGTACCTCTTGGAGCAGCTTCAGCTCTTGGACACCGACTTTCTTAGCGACAGATTGAGGCCCTTACCTTTGGAGGTGCCTTCTTCACACTCTAATTCTGCAAGGCCCTGGAGGAACAAGACTCTGGAGATAAAGACAGCAGAGTTTAACCGCACCGTGTTCCATGGGGAGATGGGACATTCGGTGGAAGAGGACAGTCTCACAGCTGAATGTGTGCTACAGTACCCTGACACCCTATCTATGCACTCCATCCCCAAAAGTCTTTCAGAGACCTGTGAGCAAAATCCCGAAGATGCAAGAGCGGGCAACTATCAGAACAGGAATGACTCCAGCTTCAGTGCCTTCAGCCAGTCCATTTCAGATGCAGACATACAAAGTAAAGGCCCAAGGACAAGGCTTGTACTTTTGACCGGGTCACCCAGAACTGGACGTTCGGAGCAAGGTGTCGACACCTGGAGCAAGGTTTTAAATGAGCAGCCTTGGCGGCCAGGGACGCTAGCTGCATACCCACGGCCTGGGGAGTCCAGGTCCAACTACGGAGCAGTTGAGAGGATTCTGAGGACTTATCAGGGCAATTGCGGATCTAACGAGAACTCCCTACGTAGTCCATATTCAAGAGAGGAGTCGGACCTTGCTGAACAACTGGAACTCTTGGACATTGAAGACCTGTCCAACCCCATTAAAAGGCTACACATGCCCCTCCAGACTACTTCTACTCAAAGTGTTACAACCAGTTCACCACAG gAGAGCAAAGACTCTTCTTTTGTGTCCATTAAGAAGAGCTTTTCTCGCCCAGTGCGTCCGGCAAAACAACGGCCACCATCCCGATGGGCCAACCGTTCTGCTTGTGCTCCTTCAGCTCCCTCGAGTGCCACCTCCATCTTTACCCACAAATCCGTGTCCTCTCGCTCTTGA
- the LOC108937132 gene encoding protein SOGA3-like isoform X5 produces MNAAAGGAADLRQADNNSGRKQQQQQQQQQQAASSPARSRAAPKTSAAPKSAKAGGRNSRANGIPRERQGARGSAAVPAAGAESPVTETCRAEAEAEASDVREDASPPRGDAGSVVSDQPGSALRGARGKARSVRGGAEAAANGGRQGGRGSAGCGPGFWKEGCLQSELIQFHINKSLKKGAAGMQTKTDSPAAEPQPCADEIISEMERGPGAAGTPEEQKLQEEIERLAEENEDLRSEIEEMRTEMDEMRDTFYEEDACQLQDMRRELERANKNCRILQYRLRKAERKRLRYAQSGEIDGELLRSLEQDLKVAKDVSVRLHHELENVEEKRAKTEEENEKLRQQLIEVEVTKQALQNELEKAKELSLKRRGSKDIQKTDKKSSQTPTEEENEDLRCQLAFIKEEATLMRKKMAKIDKEKDRLEHELQKYRSFYGDLDSPLPKGEAGGPPSTREAELKLRLRLVEEEANILGRKIVELEVENRGLKAELDDLRSEDPEGAAGPVSRQQSESISELRQQLQLVEDEAELLRRSLADVEEQNKRVTSELNKLKFKAGSHEGSRHSAAGDAKAEALQEELKAARLHINELSGKVMQLQYENRVLMSNMQRYDLASHLGLRASPRDSDAESDGGRRESDDDSRPPHRKREGPVGGESDSEEVRSIRCLTPTRSLYSPEGRFLSRNFKDRQQMIDIRMEAERLSRTIDRLIADTSTIIAEARVYVANGDLFGRMDEEDDGSRIREHELLYRINAQMKAFRKELQNFIDRLEVPKSEDRDTEEPLSMFQPIILLILILVLFSSLSYATIFKLVFLFTLFFVL; encoded by the exons ATGAACGCGGCCGCCGGCGGCGCTGCCGACCTCCGACAGGCGGACAATAATAGCggcagaaagcagcagcagcagcagcagcagcagcagcaggcggcGTCCTCTCCGGCCAGATCCAGGGCCGCCCCGAAGACCTCCGCAGCTCCCAAATCCGCCAAGGCGGGAGGGCGAAACAGTCGCGCGAACGGCATCCCGAGGGAGCGGCAGGGCGCCCGGGGCTCGGCTGCTGTCCCCGCCGCGGGTGCTGAAAGCCCCGTTACCGAGACGTGCAGGGCGGAGGCGGAGGCGGAGGCGAGCGACGTGCGCGAGGACGCGTCCCCCCCGCGAGGCGACGCCGGTAGCGTGGTGTCGGATCAGCCGGGCAGCGCGCTGAGAGGCGCCCGCGGGAAAGCGCGCAGCGTCAGGGGCGGAGCGGAGGCGGCGGCGAACGGCGGCAGGCAGGGCGGCCGGGGCTCGGCGGGCTGCGGGCCCGGCTTCTGGAAGGAGGGATGTCTGCAGTCTGAACTCATCCAGTTCCACATCAACAAGAGCCTAAAGAAAGGAGCAGCAGGGATGCAGACGAAGACGGACAGTCCCGCCGCGGAACCGCAGCCGTGCGCCGACGAGATCATCTCGGAGATGGAGCGCGGTCCGGGCGCTGCGGGGACGCCGGAGGAGCagaagctgcaggaggagaTCGAACGGCTGGCGGAGGAGAACGAGGATCTCCGG AGCGAGATCGAGGAGATGCGCACGGAGATGGATGAGATGCGCGACACCTTCTACGAGGAGGACGCGTGCCAGTTGCAGGACATGCGGCGCGAGCTGGAGCGAGCCAACAAGAACTGCCGCATCCTGCAGTATCGCCTGCGCAAGGCGGAGAGGAAGCGGCTGCGCTACGCGCAGAGCGGCGAGATCGACGGCGAGCTGTTGCGGAGCCTCGAGCAGGACCTCAAG GTGGCCAAGGATGTGTCAGTGAGGCTGCATCATGAGCTCGAGAATGTGGAGGAGAAACGGGCcaagacggaggaggagaatgagaagCTAAGGCAGCAGTTGATTGAGGTCGAGGTGACCAAGCAAGCCCTGCAGAATGAgttggagaaagccaaagag CTGTCATTGAAACGCAGAGGAAGCAAGGACATCCAGAAGACAGACAAGAAATCATCTCAGACTCCAACCGAG GAGGAGAATGAGGATCTGAGGTGCCAGCTGGCATTCATCAAGGAGGAAGCCACGctgatgaggaagaagatggCCAAGATTGACAAGGAGAAGGATCGTCTGGAGCACGAGCTGCAGAAGTACCGCTCTTTCTACGGGGACCTGGACAGCCCCTTGCCCAAAGGTGAGGCCGGGGGCCCACCCAGCACTCGTGAGGCCGAGCTGAAGCTGCGGCTGCgcctggtggaggaggaggccaACATCCTGGGCCGTAAAATCGTCGAGCTCGAGGTGGAGAACCGTGGGCTGAAAGCTGAGCTGGACGACCTACGCAGCGAGGACCCCGAGGGTGCCGCTGGCCCCGTGAGCCGCCAGCAGAGCGAATCCATTTCGGAGCtgcggcagcagctgcagctggtggAAGACGAAGCTGAGCTGCTGCGCAGGAGTTTGGCtgatgtggaggagcagaacAAGCGGGTCACCAGCGAGCTCAACAAGCTTAAGTTCAAAGCAGGATCCCATGAAGGCTCACGACACAGTGCCGCCGGGGATGCCAAGGCGGAGGCgctgcaggaggagctgaagGCAGCGCGTCTTCACATCAACGAGCTGAGCGGGAAGGTCATGCAGCTGCAGTACGAGAACCGCGTACTCATGTCCAACATGCAGAGGTATGACTTGGCCTCGCACCTGGGCCTGCGTGCCAGTCCCCGCGACAGTGACGCCGAGAGCGATGGCGGGCGGCGTGAAAGCGATGACGACTCCCGTCCGCCGCACCGCAAGCGTGAAGGTCCCGTTGGTGGCGAAAGTGACTCTGAGGAGGTGCGAAGCATCCGCTGCCTGACCCCCACGCGTTCCTTATATTCCCCCGAGGGCCGCTTCCTCTCTCGCAACTTCAAGGACCGGCAGCAGATGATCGACATTCGCATGGAGGCCGAACGGCTGAGTCGCACCATTGACCGGCTCATTGCAGACACTAGCACCATCATAGCTGAGGCGCGGGTCTACGTGGCCAATGGTGACCTTTTCGGCAGGATGGATGAAGAAGATGACGGCAGTCGCATCCGGGAGCACGAGCTTCTCTACCGCATCAATGCTCAGATGAAGGCCTTCAGGAAGGAGCTGCAGAACTTCATCGACCGCCTCGAAGTGCCCAAGTCCgaggacagagacacagaggaaCCTTTGTCT ATGTTTCAGCCCATCATTCTCCTGATTCTCATCCTTGTGTTGTTCTCCTCCCTGTCCTATGCCACTATCTTTAAactggtttttctttttacccttTTCTTTGTCCTCTAA
- the LOC108937132 gene encoding protein SOGA3-like isoform X2, whose amino-acid sequence MNAAAGGAADLRQADNNSGRKQQQQQQQQQQAASSPARSRAAPKTSAAPKSAKAGGRNSRANGIPRERQGARGSAAVPAAGAESPVTETCRAEAEAEASDVREDASPPRGDAGSVVSDQPGSALRGARGKARSVRGGAEAAANGGRQGGRGSAGCGPGFWKEGCLQSELIQFHINKSLKKGAAGMQTKTDSPAAEPQPCADEIISEMERGPGAAGTPEEQKLQEEIERLAEENEDLRSEIEEMRTEMDEMRDTFYEEDACQLQDMRRELERANKNCRILQYRLRKAERKRLRYAQSGEIDGELLRSLEQDLKVAKDVSVRLHHELENVEEKRAKTEEENEKLRQQLIEVEVTKQALQNELEKAKELSLKRRGSKDIQKTDKKSSQTPTEVKIEENEDLRCQLAFIKEEATLMRKKMAKIDKEKDRLEHELQKYRSFYGDLDSPLPKGEAGGPPSTREAELKLRLRLVEEEANILGRKIVELEVENRGLKAELDDLRSEDPEGAAGPVSRQQSESISELRQQLQLVEDEAELLRRSLADVEEQNKRVTSELNKLKFKAGSHEGSRHSAAGDAKAEALQEELKAARLHINELSGKVMQLQYENRVLMSNMQRYDLASHLGLRASPRDSDAESDGGRRESDDDSRPPHRKREGPVGGESDSEEVRSIRCLTPTRSLYSPEGRFLSRNFKDRQQMIDIRMEAERLSRTIDRLIADTSTIIAEARVYVANGDLFGRMDEEDDGSRIREHELLYRINAQMKAFRKELQNFIDRLEVPKSEDRDTEEPLSVSQMFQPIILLILILVLFSSLSYATIFKLVFLFTLFFVL is encoded by the exons ATGAACGCGGCCGCCGGCGGCGCTGCCGACCTCCGACAGGCGGACAATAATAGCggcagaaagcagcagcagcagcagcagcagcagcagcaggcggcGTCCTCTCCGGCCAGATCCAGGGCCGCCCCGAAGACCTCCGCAGCTCCCAAATCCGCCAAGGCGGGAGGGCGAAACAGTCGCGCGAACGGCATCCCGAGGGAGCGGCAGGGCGCCCGGGGCTCGGCTGCTGTCCCCGCCGCGGGTGCTGAAAGCCCCGTTACCGAGACGTGCAGGGCGGAGGCGGAGGCGGAGGCGAGCGACGTGCGCGAGGACGCGTCCCCCCCGCGAGGCGACGCCGGTAGCGTGGTGTCGGATCAGCCGGGCAGCGCGCTGAGAGGCGCCCGCGGGAAAGCGCGCAGCGTCAGGGGCGGAGCGGAGGCGGCGGCGAACGGCGGCAGGCAGGGCGGCCGGGGCTCGGCGGGCTGCGGGCCCGGCTTCTGGAAGGAGGGATGTCTGCAGTCTGAACTCATCCAGTTCCACATCAACAAGAGCCTAAAGAAAGGAGCAGCAGGGATGCAGACGAAGACGGACAGTCCCGCCGCGGAACCGCAGCCGTGCGCCGACGAGATCATCTCGGAGATGGAGCGCGGTCCGGGCGCTGCGGGGACGCCGGAGGAGCagaagctgcaggaggagaTCGAACGGCTGGCGGAGGAGAACGAGGATCTCCGG AGCGAGATCGAGGAGATGCGCACGGAGATGGATGAGATGCGCGACACCTTCTACGAGGAGGACGCGTGCCAGTTGCAGGACATGCGGCGCGAGCTGGAGCGAGCCAACAAGAACTGCCGCATCCTGCAGTATCGCCTGCGCAAGGCGGAGAGGAAGCGGCTGCGCTACGCGCAGAGCGGCGAGATCGACGGCGAGCTGTTGCGGAGCCTCGAGCAGGACCTCAAG GTGGCCAAGGATGTGTCAGTGAGGCTGCATCATGAGCTCGAGAATGTGGAGGAGAAACGGGCcaagacggaggaggagaatgagaagCTAAGGCAGCAGTTGATTGAGGTCGAGGTGACCAAGCAAGCCCTGCAGAATGAgttggagaaagccaaagag CTGTCATTGAAACGCAGAGGAAGCAAGGACATCCAGAAGACAGACAAGAAATCATCTCAGACTCCAACCGAGGTGAAAATT GAGGAGAATGAGGATCTGAGGTGCCAGCTGGCATTCATCAAGGAGGAAGCCACGctgatgaggaagaagatggCCAAGATTGACAAGGAGAAGGATCGTCTGGAGCACGAGCTGCAGAAGTACCGCTCTTTCTACGGGGACCTGGACAGCCCCTTGCCCAAAGGTGAGGCCGGGGGCCCACCCAGCACTCGTGAGGCCGAGCTGAAGCTGCGGCTGCgcctggtggaggaggaggccaACATCCTGGGCCGTAAAATCGTCGAGCTCGAGGTGGAGAACCGTGGGCTGAAAGCTGAGCTGGACGACCTACGCAGCGAGGACCCCGAGGGTGCCGCTGGCCCCGTGAGCCGCCAGCAGAGCGAATCCATTTCGGAGCtgcggcagcagctgcagctggtggAAGACGAAGCTGAGCTGCTGCGCAGGAGTTTGGCtgatgtggaggagcagaacAAGCGGGTCACCAGCGAGCTCAACAAGCTTAAGTTCAAAGCAGGATCCCATGAAGGCTCACGACACAGTGCCGCCGGGGATGCCAAGGCGGAGGCgctgcaggaggagctgaagGCAGCGCGTCTTCACATCAACGAGCTGAGCGGGAAGGTCATGCAGCTGCAGTACGAGAACCGCGTACTCATGTCCAACATGCAGAGGTATGACTTGGCCTCGCACCTGGGCCTGCGTGCCAGTCCCCGCGACAGTGACGCCGAGAGCGATGGCGGGCGGCGTGAAAGCGATGACGACTCCCGTCCGCCGCACCGCAAGCGTGAAGGTCCCGTTGGTGGCGAAAGTGACTCTGAGGAGGTGCGAAGCATCCGCTGCCTGACCCCCACGCGTTCCTTATATTCCCCCGAGGGCCGCTTCCTCTCTCGCAACTTCAAGGACCGGCAGCAGATGATCGACATTCGCATGGAGGCCGAACGGCTGAGTCGCACCATTGACCGGCTCATTGCAGACACTAGCACCATCATAGCTGAGGCGCGGGTCTACGTGGCCAATGGTGACCTTTTCGGCAGGATGGATGAAGAAGATGACGGCAGTCGCATCCGGGAGCACGAGCTTCTCTACCGCATCAATGCTCAGATGAAGGCCTTCAGGAAGGAGCTGCAGAACTTCATCGACCGCCTCGAAGTGCCCAAGTCCgaggacagagacacagaggaaCCTTTGTCTGTAAGTCAG ATGTTTCAGCCCATCATTCTCCTGATTCTCATCCTTGTGTTGTTCTCCTCCCTGTCCTATGCCACTATCTTTAAactggtttttctttttacccttTTCTTTGTCCTCTAA